A stretch of Chloroflexota bacterium DNA encodes these proteins:
- a CDS encoding PTS sugar transporter subunit IIA: MAIEKLLTRERIKVGIQAADWRDLVDQVGEIMVAAGDVHPRYIQAMKNVIEEIGTYCVIAPGVVLLHARPEEGVNRVCLAVATLREGINFGCENDPVWLAIGLGAVDHGGHIELLRDVARFLSDKANLTRLREAETEEQLLQIICGKYQPS, from the coding sequence TTGGCGATTGAGAAGTTGCTCACCAGGGAGAGAATCAAGGTTGGGATACAGGCGGCGGATTGGCGGGACCTCGTGGATCAAGTGGGAGAGATAATGGTAGCCGCTGGCGATGTGCACCCCAGATATATTCAGGCGATGAAAAACGTGATCGAGGAAATAGGGACCTATTGCGTCATTGCTCCAGGCGTCGTTTTGTTACATGCGCGGCCCGAGGAGGGCGTTAATCGAGTTTGCTTGGCTGTTGCCACCTTACGAGAAGGCATCAATTTCGGCTGCGAAAATGATCCCGTGTGGCTGGCCATTGGGCTTGGGGCAGTGGATCACGGGGGTCACATAGAACTACTGCGAGACGTTGCGCGATTCTTAAGCGACAAGGCCAATCTGACTCGGTTGCGGGAAGCTGAGACAGAGGAACAGTTGCTCCAAATAATTTGTGGAAAGTATCAACCTTCTTAG